The Halichondria panicea chromosome 10, odHalPani1.1, whole genome shotgun sequence region tacatcaacattggccccagcatcgattaggagctccatacatttctggtgaccatcGAAACTGGCTACCCAAAGAGGGGTCTGTCCCgactgtacatatatataggaTGAAAAtaatgtaaacagcatgttgtgggaaatggtttgtacaacaaaaccaaccttATTCTGaatgttgactgtagccttggctgctaagaggaccctcactatctcatcatgtccattgtcACTAGCCCAGTAAAGAGCACTATCCTGTAGAGACAATATCATCAACCAACGGACATATTGGCACACTAGACAGTATTCCCCTCACCTTGTCTGCCTGGTTGGGATCAGCCCCACACTCCAGTAGCTCtagaaccacacccacattaccCGTCTTACAAGCATTCAGAAATGCCTGGGAGAAAATACACTCTCAATAAACACACCCAAAGGACGGAATGACAAAaatagtatgtacatgttatatactGTTCAAGATTCTATAGCCACCCACATAGAAGTACCAGCATACAGTCGACACTAACACTATATAAGCTGACGATGCACATTTGatacctccacccactcactcacgtACCATCCTGGGGTACTGTAGAAACAACTTTCTGAGTGAGACAGTCATTTCGTCAACTGATGGTCTCTGTTGAGGTCGGTCATGGAGGCAGCTAACAACAAGAGGATAAAGAGCGTGTTTCTCTCCCATTTTGTCCCCATGGACAGCAGTGCTTCGACGCATGAGCTCCATCTTCCCATCATCCACGTGCTTGACAACCTCAGGAGTAAAGTAGGAGACTTCAGGGAAATCACCGATATAACAGTGTGAATGATGAGATGACCGAATAAGAAGATGTCCAGCTTGGTAGTGTAGATGGGAGGTTTTTCATGACACTCGGGAGGCATGTAGGTTGGATTTTCTGGGATATTTGTCAGAACATGAGTCAATTTCTCCAGATCAACGTATCTGGAGACACCCAGGTCTCCGATCTTGGCAGTGAGGTCCTCAGTGAGCAGGATGTTGGgagcagtgaggtcacgatggatgaGAGGAGGGGTCAGAGAGTGGAGATAGTGAAGGCCCTTGGATGCATCATACAGGATACGGATTCTAGTGGTGATATTCGTGTCTCGATGGGTTTTAACGAAATCAGCCAAGTCAGAATGAAGCCTCTCCATTATTAGACTGATGTCGTTCTTACCGCGGCCGTAATGGACACCAAAAAAACTAACTATGTTGGGGTGATGTAAAACACTCAGAATATGACATTCATTTCTGAACTTTGTCACAATGCTCTCCCTCTGTCCAAGGGATTGCTCTTGGAGCAATATGGGGTGTAGCTTCTTAGCAATGCAGTCTCTTCCATTTACGGTCACTCTAAAGACACAGCCATAAGCCCCTGAGCCAGCTTTGTTCTCCTCTAGATCCAATCCTTCCACCTGGACCACCAGAGCATCAAGGTCACTTCTTGTAGCCATTTTGAAGTTTTGCAGAAAAAGGGGAGTATCTCGCTTTTGTTCTTGGTCATATGACACAtttcctactgcgcatgccCAGTATTTACCGCAAAACAAGGAAAAGATCGTCAATGAAATAAACTCAATAACAGTTAACACAAAGCTCTTGTCAAGATAAAGGAAACAGTTCTCCATTAAAGAAGCGAGGCTGTCACACAGAGTAAGGCTCGAGAAGAAGTGAAATAATCACCAGTCAGATGTTCAGAAATACCAGATAAACTCCATCAAATTCCCAGCTCTACGGATCATCTTGGGATTGCCGGAGGAGtgactgacagtgactgtgtgTACTCTGTCCTGCCCCTCTACCATTCCCACGGCCTCGCACACGGTGGAGGGCCTATGATCTACACAGGAGCCACTCTCGTCATTAGGAAAAAGTTCTCTGCCAAACACTTTTGGACCGATAGTGCAAAGTACAACTGCACTGTGAGTTGGCTAATTGACTGGGGCTGACCCACTTACATTAATGTCTTAGATAGACAGTACGTGTTGTTATACTTTCAGCTATTCTTGCCTTTGCTTTCACTACACAACTTGAGCTATGTATCACTGTGTACGGGTGACATCACTTCATTTATATCCACTTACTCCCCAACTGTGCAGATGGTGTGCACGATTGGGGAGTTGAATCGCTACGTGTTGGCCCAACCCTCTCAACCCActgacacacaacacaaaGTACGTCTAATCATAACTGCAGGgatcagaaaagagctgtggCTGGAGTTCCAGAAACGATTTGAAGTGGATCACATTATCGAGTTTTATGGCTCTACTGAGAGCAACTTTGGTATCATCAACATTGACAACAAGCCAGGATCTATTGGAGCTCTCTCACTGTTTGTACCGTCCCTTcaaaacgtcactatcctgaagCTTCATCCTGAGACTGGCGATTACCTAAGAGATGAGAATGGTTTCTGTGTCGAGTGTGGTGTGAGCGAACCTGGTGAAACTGTTTGTGAGATTACTAAAGTCTCTCCCTTCTACGGATATCGAAACAAAGAGTACTCGGCAAAAAATTCTTAGGAATTGTTTTATAGCAGGAGATGCTTTTTTCAGAACTGGAGACATTATGCGCATTGACGAGGAAGGTTGGGTGTATTTCTGTGATGGATCTGGGGACACGTTTCGTTGGAAGGGGGAGAACGTATCCACGGCAGAGGTTGAGACTCGTATTGCTACTGTGTTGAAGTTGACGGATGTGATGGTGTACGGTGTTGAGGTGCCTGGTAACGAAGGGTGTGCTGGAATGGCTGCCATTGTGGGGACTCTGGTCATGCAGGGGAGCACTCTGGCTGGATGAGACACAGAGGAGGCACTAACTGACGACAAGAAGACAATGTTTGACTTGTGTAAGGAGGGGAATGAAAAGAAATTACTATCTCTACTCTCTGACACCAATGTCAATCAAACTGACCAAGAGGTGAATAGACAGGTTAATAAGCAAAAATAATGGTGATACTTCATTTAAAACTCACGAAATAATGTTGAAAATAATGTCGAACATTGCTGTCTAATCTCCTTGTAACCACGCCATGTTTGGAATGTCCAACTCAGAAATTAATGCTAATTATAGAATGTGTATTGATCTAGAGATGTTGTTAAGACACTTTATGATACAGGGGATGGGTCTTCTTCACTGGGCCTGTGACTGTGGCAACCTGAACATGGtgaaactaccgtatagcgggtaattttcgggggataaaatattcgtggttcagcaatattgagacatttcgtgggtatttattttcgtggttggagcttgcactgcaggtaaaggtaggcaaggttgcttcattcgtgggtaaaatattctggtcagacctccaaccacgaaaaccacgaatattttgccccacgaaaattacacgctatacggtacttgtgAAGAGGGGAGCAGATGTTAATATTGAGGACACAAACAATCAGACACCTCTTCATTATGGTGAAAGATGGAGTATTCCTTTACAGAGGGTGCTTGTGTGTTAATACATGTTGAAGCTAGCTGTCTGTTTGTAGATCTTTGTTTGAGTCCAATGCTGAATAGTGAGGGAAGTCAGTTTGGctgtgtatctatggtaacctgTGAGATCGTTTTGTATTAATGATGGTGATCGAATAAAATCACTATTCTTGTGTAATAGTCCTTAGTCCTTTGTTTGAATAGTGTAATTTTGATTTTCGTGATTGATTGATTTTTGATCGTACTTCCTCTAcagctgtgtcatgtgatcatcatGCTGTCATCTCTTATCTACTGCAAGTGTTCAAAGCAAGAACAGACATTGCAGATTGTGATGGCAACCTACCTCAAGATGTGACTGAGAATCAAGCAACTATATAGACAACTTTTTAATTGGTTTTTGCATAAATTTTGCATATTATTTTCCCTTgcacttatatataattatatgaccaCATTTTGTACTTGATCAAAGAGAATGTAACTGTATGGTGAAATGCATGGCAATAGTTGAGAAACAGTAGACACAAAAATTATAAGACAAAATGATGTAGTGTAAACCAATCTACGTATCTATCAGAGGCTAGCTGCCATGGTAACAGTACAGTTAATAAGGTACAGAGTCAGTGTAGTAGTTCACACACTTGAGTGTGTCCATTCCTACTAGCCAGATCATAGGCAGTACTCCCAgcctgtatagtgggtatgtgAGCAGTTAGTGATGAAGGGAAATAAGGAATTTTAACAGTTAAGCACAACCACTGGATTAAATGCTGCCATAGTTATGAACTATAGTATCATATATACAAGCATGACTCACATTAGTTTTGATTTTGacgtcagccttggcctccaacaacattctaacaactccacagtgaccaTTCTTACTGGCCATGTGCAATGCCGTCCAACCATTCTGTACAGATCCAAATAATTTTAAGCAGACAAGCAGTAAATCTCACCTTCTTTTGAATGTCAACTTGAGCCTTTGCATCCATCCTGTACACATCCAACTAATTACTAACAGACAATaagtaaatctcacctttgcTTGAATGTTAACTTTAGCCTTTGCAGCTATCAAcaattccactgccctcacatgaccattctgagcagctacaaTCAACGCAGTGgatccatcctgtacagagtcaagatagtgtgagcaggtgaaccatcactcatcacagacccactcattatacaatatcacatgactatctacactaatgtcagaGCAGGTTTCACacaggatttttagctgggagggggaaacATTTAATTCAAGGGTCAGGGGTCGTTCCCCAAAGTTTTTTTAACAAAATGGTTATCAGAGGTACAATTTGGATTTTTGTCTGTTTCAAACCATGACATTTTACTAGCTAGTATACTCTTTTAGATGTTTTTAAGTAGAAAAATCATACATTGTTATGACATCATTCATTTTACAAATTTAAACCTGCAGGGgacaccaactaccagtgctctctacacaaacacggacaaggtcaacagaacatggggaggctctgtggctaatggcctctgagatgtgtgtacagctacttacacttACCTCAttgggtacatcaacattggccccagcatcgattagaagCTCCATACTTTTCTGGTGACCTTCGAAACTGGCTGCCCAAAGAGGGGTTGCTcccgactgtacataggaggaaaacaatgtaaacagcatgttgtgggaaatgtgtttgtacaacaaaaccaaccttgatctgagtgttgacagtagccttggctgctaagaggaccctcactatctcatcatgtccattgtcACTGGCCCAGCAAAGAGCACAATCCTGTAGAGACAATATCATCAACCAACGGACATATTGGCACTGTAGAGAGTATATTCCCCTCACCTTGTCTGCCTGGTTGGGATCAGCCCCACACTCCAGTAGCtccagaaccacacccacattaccCGTCTTACAAGCATCCAGAAATGCCTGGGAGAAAATACACTATCAGTAAACACACCCAAAGGATGGAATGACAAaaattgtacgtacatgtatcaggGGCGATCCTAGGATTTAGTGAATGGGGGTGCTCATTGCGCGCCGCAAAATTTAAGCCACGCCCACTGTTTTCTAGATGGTGCACAGTActgacagtacagtacagtacagttagcTACAGTGCAGTGCAAGTGCCATTAGCAAatcaagaataattataaccagaAGCTTAATTCGCCTGGGATGGCAAACTCTAGCCAACTGTTCTTAAGGTATGTCAACAATGTCAATGCAATCATGTCTAATCTCTGTGTAAATGTAGAAGTGCAAGTGATGATAAACGTTTGTTCCTTTCTTGATCTGACGACAGTCTTCCTTTTCAGGCCACTAAAAGATTGATCAGCTTACCAGGAGGTGACAGGCAGCGGGCAAAGTATGACCACCAGTTCCTTGATGTTGAGGAAAAGAGACTTTTGTAGTTTACATTGCAAACATTgatattattaatttattgtacatacatgtaggcttaattatataattatactatacattcatgtacctcATGTACCTGGATCCAAAGACCTTGTTGTGCTGCATGTTGTGGGGCAAGCTCAAGTGTTCGATACAGCAAACCACTTCCTGATGCCTAGTCTAATTTATTATTGAGCCTCTCCTCACTCTTTACTAGTTCCCATGGATATCCCAGTAACGATCGAAGAAAAGTAAGTTTTTTaggccagctagctagctagctggtataaagttattgtaactatcactattaagctgtagatagctgcagttaagtgtagcttccttctagctagccagtgatggttgaactatctacttgagcttctctgagtctggatagggtgctggagcaccagaGTCTGGAtaggggtgctggagcaccctaagCACCACCCTGTGTACGCCCCTGTGTATAATTGTCATGATTCTATAGCCACCCACACAGCATACAGTCGACATTTACACTATATAAGCTGACAATGCACATTTgatacacccacccactcactcacgtACCATCCTGGGGTGCTGTAGACACAGCTTTCTGAGTGAGACAATCACTTCGTCAACTGATGGTCTCTGTTGAGGTCGGTCGTGGAGGCAGCTAACAACAAGAGGATAAAGAGCGTGTTTATCCCCCATTTTGTCACCATGGACAGCAGTGCTTCGACGCATGAGCTCCTCCTTTCCTCCGATAGACTTGAAATAGTTGCGAATACTATGAGGTACAATCTTGACTTTAGGGAAATCACCGATAACTGTGTGAATGATCAGATGACCGAATGAGAAGATGTCCAGCTTGGTAGTGTAGGTGGGCGGCTCCACATGACACTCGGGAGGCATGTAGCTTGGATTTCCCGGGATATTTGTCAGAACATGAGTCAATCTCTCCAGATCAACATACCTGCAAACGAACATTAGGTTTTACATTTCTGCCTTTGTTTTCCCACATTAAGTATAAGTCTCATTTTTGTCTCTAACTCATTTTCAAAAAAACCCTTTGTTGCAAAAAAACGTACCTGGAGACACCTAGGTCTCTGATCTTGGCAGTGAGGTCCTCAGTGAGCAGGATGTTGGGGGCAGTgaggtcacggtggatgaGGGGAAGGGTCAGAGAGTGGAGATAGTGAAGGCCCTTGAATACATCATACAGGATATGGATTCTAGTGGCGATATTCGTGTCTCGATGGGTTTCAACGAATTTGGCCAAGTCAGAATGAAGCCTCTCCATTACTAGACTGATGTCGTTCTTATCGCGGCCGTAATGGACTCCAACAAAACCGACTATGTTGGGGTGATGCAAAACACTCAGAATATGACATTCGTTTCTAAACTTTGTACAATCCCTCTGTCCAAGGGATCGCTCTTGGAGCAATATGTTGTGGAGCTTCTTAGCAATGCAGTCTTTTCCATTCACCGTCACTCTAAAGACACAGCCATAAGCCCCTGAGCCAGCTTTGTTCTCCTCTAGATCCAATCCTTCCACCTGGACCACCAGAGCATGCCAGAGCATCAAGGTCACGTACTTCTTGTAGCCATTTTGAGGTTTTTAATACGAAAAAGAGGAGTACCTCGAGGTATCTCGTTGGTCATATGACACAGTTTCCTATACACGtgttagttgggcggagtccaaccaacgctttgctcatggttgggtatagtctcgaggccagactcctcccgGGGGAGAGAGTCTggccagaggagggaggacacgattaaccttagctctaattagctaattatcacgaccttttaattacattctttgaacgattcatcttttttttctttataacctctacatattggacacaagagctagagccttttctcctactggaggtacccctatggccaagttgtcaggacctgaaggtaataggacctataagaagcacctcaagtactcttatctctaagatccctgtgagaagcatcccaggcactctgatcttgtctctgtgagaagcactcttgatcctggagacaggatccctatgaggaacaccccaggcactcctgtctccaagatccctgtgagaagcaccccaggcactcctgtctctgtgataaagctgcaacatggaattgtttagttcagagtgtctccaacatgaagaacatcaatgacactaacagtctcagcttctagcacccctttatttgtatggtttgctctgtgcctgcaagaattgcctgtcactcatactacagtactgttctgtgtgtcccaatatgtagaggttataaagaaagaaaagatgaatcgttcaaagaatgtaattaaaaggtcgcgataattagctaattagagctaaggttaatcgtgtcctccctcctctggagtctggcaaacagagtcacttttcttggttttcagacagtcaaaagtgggcgtggtgACGATACTAAAACTGGCTGGCTATTATCTCTACTCCTATACAGATTTAGTGAGATTTGAAAGATTCTCTGTACttgaaataacatttttagttgatgtatacaggaatttaagttagccattgcctactggcataggtttaaaaatgacaaaggtcaagtactatcaacctcctctgtgaagtggaatcatgtgacagtttaattgcattcttgcaaatctgattggagatgtcaaattttgacatctgaaccaagaaaagtgactctaaatgccagaccctctctggcacatgtcagatcacgtgcaagggagtggtctggggCCAGACTAGGTTGGGTATCAGTGGGACCAGAGGaggggaggacacgattaaccttagctctaattagctaattatcgcgaccttttaattacattctttgaacgattcatcttttctttctttataacctctacatattagaacagtactgtagtatgagtgacaggcaattcttgcaggcacagagcaaaccatacaaataaaggggtgctagaagctgagactgttagtgtcattgatgttcttcatgttggagacactctgaacCATGTTGCTTTATCCATTCATTCCAtgcagctttatcacagagacaggagtgcctggagtgcttctcacagggatcttggaaacaggagtgcctggggtactcctcatagggatcctgtctccaggatcaagagtgcttctcacagagacaagatcagagtgcctgggatgcttctcacagggatcttagagataggagtacttgaggtgcttcttataggggtcctattaccttcaggtcctgacaacttggccatagGGGTACCTCCAGTAGGAGAAAAGGCTCTAGCTCTTGcgtccaatatgtagaggttataaagaaagaaaagatgaatcgttcaaagaatgtcattaaaaggtcgcgataattagctaattagagctaaggttaatcgtgtcctccctcctctgcagTGGGacatgtagcagttttgttcccactgcaatatggaacgccgtttgcgacaaaattcaggcagaatctgataggcgtgtgcatccaatataaaatcgatttttgaagatcgatttttaataatcgattttttacagttgattttcgatttacacgtgaacgatctttgacaatcgatctgataatcgatttttgaaattcgatttttgataatcgatttttgataatcgattattgaaattcgattttgaAAATCTATGATtgatactagcctcgaatccaggccgattaaaatggaTTCAAGGCTACAGTTAGGCCGCCCTTGAAACTCAGAACATGAACAATTAGTACAAACTCCTTCGCCATGGCCTGGAATCAAAGCTTGGCTTGGTtagctatctcacatgataGACTATAACGCAAAAGCGAAACATTATTGTTTTTTTGGAACCATTAAAAAGGAGGGCCATAAGTCACAataaaaatcattaattttagaactgTTCTGTTGGTGCTAATCTTATTTAGTTCCTTCGTGCACCCATTTTTGTATGTTTTCTCgccagcactgttttatttggccatcttgtgtgtgcttagagaAAGAGCTGAGAAAGAGTTTGGTGATTCCAGATAGAATAGAATAGTGGGTTCTTCAATGCAAAATTTCTCTAAAGATAGTCTCACGTGATACAGCTTTAGACAGGGACCCCCCCAGCCCCCTTCAGAGCagttcaaaaatcgattttcaaaaatcgattttcaaaaatcgattatcagatcgattgtcaaagatcgttcacgtgtaaatcgaaaatcaactgtaaaaaatcgattattaaaaatcgatcttcaaaaatcgattttatattggatgcacacacctacatgtgtatcagattctgcctgaattttgtcgcaaacggcgttccatactgcaagaaatttgcagcccaatcagattgctgcgttcaagtgggaaaccttacagctagcctcgattcaaggccgattaaaatacggcctggtacctattgcaggggtgatagtgcgcatgcgcttcaaattacccagaatatgggtaatcgtactacgaacgtaaaccttagtaaattacacaggaaattagtccgtttactaaaaatatgttccgtaatactttatctctatgactgagttctgtaaagctgtggcttatgccgtctattgcgttggtctagaaggcttgaacactagttttaagacagaagaggttctcatctacgtctaggatggtcctatagccgggttgtcttcgcaagtagcagtttgaggcaccatacacttcccatagtctgtacagatccaaggtaagacatcctgaccatacaaccgtcatagaggtagatgagagcctcttctggcttcagactagtgtgaaagccttctggaacaacgcaatagagagctaagctgatgtacaaagataaaaaatagatgagagaaagaaaaaggggattccccagattctggagaataaactaacgcatgcgcactatcacccctgcaataggtaccacgtattttaatctgcctggaatcgaggctaccttacagctcaatttagctgacaaggcaagctgggacactgtattttagctgtatttctctggagaatgcagaaacagctcctgctggatatctaggctactagaaaagaagcatctatgaatgaagcttgaacagtagtatCTTTGTATTGATTAATTAAAaggacttgtctttgttttaagttttgttgtgctaccaATCTAAGATTTAGATCATTAGTTTGGACAAAACCTGTGAtatgtatgccttctttggtcttcgAAAAGCTTCTCCAGAAGCCTTGGGGTAGTCTTATAGCTGGCTGTACCTCTTTGTGCTAGATGTCTATAAACTATTATGAAAAATTTTATTTCTGCCTGTACTAAATCTAggttaggccactccaagtgatactctggtttctggtccaccgcccgcatcagattttattcttggatttctatatatctcattattggatttctatctcattatttctactgcgcatgcgcagaatggtccatgcggtacaaaatagtgtgataatgatattcatttgcaaaataatgagttcataaggtgaaattgataatgacataatgagaaaagccgcccgcccgcttgcaattagaaaaacttcaggaccagaaaccagagtatcacttggagtggccttacagtattcttctactttctctaagagtctgaggtctttcttgaattccaaaacaactatagctagattCAGGCTAGGCAGCTAGAATAGCCATCCattgatttctttatatcgcacccctgagccatgcggttgtcagccacaaTAATTAAcattaaacaatattcatactctgtctcaagtaccggtggaacaaaactgctacatgtagtgatactgcggttttcagagttcttgcatctccaatgtctagagcggaagtcactggtcacgtgatattcccAAACATTAAGGTTGGACAACATCACGGGAGCACaaatattgctgagtcaggcaAGTTTTTTTACATGAGTTTTCATTTACAGACAAAATTATTCGTTACTAGTTATCCAGAGAAGTCTGAAATAAGAGTGTAGCTTCTCAGTATTATATAAGGAGAACTGGTTGAAGTGACTACCCCGGTCTGCCtactcattttgtgttgctgcaagctgatgTCAGTGATGAGTCATAtagacagtagaatctctctctcttagctccagacatccagtcctgtgttactaatagtagctcacaaaactattagaagtgcttacaatctcaaggatagcttcagtggTGATGCAAAAGGCTTGCAAAGGCTATTTCCAAGGTTGATTTTCTCCCAAATCATGTATTGGGAAAAAATCGGTTTAGAATGAAGCTAGActtcaatcttgttacgtaacggttcacgtgacaggtacttccgctctagacattggagatgcaagaactctgaaaaccgcaGTACCCAACCCAGAGtgcagcgttggttggactccgcccaactatacACGTGGT contains the following coding sequences:
- the LOC135342791 gene encoding long-chain fatty acid transport protein 1-like, which encodes MIYTGATLVIRKKFSAKHFWTDSAKYNCTMVCTIGELNRYVLAQPSQPTDTQHKVRLIITAGIRKELWLEFQKRFEVDHIIEFYGSTESNFGIINIDNKPGSIGALSLFVPSLQNVTILKLHPETGDYLRDENGFCVECGVSEPGETVCEITKVSPFYGYRNKEYSAKNS
- the LOC135342663 gene encoding uncharacterized protein LOC135342663 isoform X2, which translates into the protein MLWHALVVQVEGLDLEENKAGSGAYGCVFRVTVNGKDCIAKKLHNILLQERSLGQRDCTKFRNECHILSVLHHPNIVGFVGVHYGRDKNDISLVMERLHSDLAKFVETHRDTNIATRIHILYDVFKGLHYLHSLTLPLIHRDLTAPNILLTEDLTAKIRDLGVSRYVDLERLTHVLTNIPGNPSYMPPECHVEPPTYTTKLDIFSFGHLIIHTVIGDFPKVKIVPHSIRNYFKSIGGKEELMRRSTAVHGDKMGDKHALYPLVVSCLHDRPQQRPSVDEVIVSLRKLCLQHPRMAFLDACKTGNVGVVLELLECGADPNQADKDCALCWASDNGHDEIVRVLLAAKATVNTQIKSGATPLWAASFEGHQKSMELLIDAGANVDVPNEDGSTALIVAAQNGHVRAVELLIAAKAKVNIQAKVRFTYCLLVISWMCTGWMQRLKLTFKRRMVGRHCTWPVRMVTVELLECCWRPRLTSKSKLMLGVLPMIWLVGMDTLKCVNYYTDSVPY
- the LOC135342663 gene encoding ankyrin repeat and protein kinase domain-containing protein 1-like isoform X4; this encodes MLWHALVVQVEGLDLEENKAGSGAYGCVFRVTVNGKDCIAKKLHNILLQERSLGQRDCTKFRNECHILSVLHHPNIVGFVGVHYGRDKNDISLVMERLHSDLAKFVETHRDTNIATRIHILYDVFKGLHYLHSLTLPLIHRDLTAPNILLTEDLTAKIRDLGVSRYVDLERLTHVLTNIPGNPSYMPPECHVEPPTYTTKLDIFSFGHLIIHTVIGDFPKVKIVPHSIRNYFKSIGGKEELMRRSTAVHGDKMGDKHALYPLVVSCLHDRPQQRPSVDEVIVSLRKLCLQHPRMAFLDACKTGNVGVVLELLECGADPNQADKDCALCWASDNGHDEIVRVLLAAKATVNTQIKSGATPLWAASFEGHQKSMELLIDAGANVDVPNEDGSTALIVAAQNGHVRAVELLIAAKAKVNIQAKNGWTALHMASKNGHCGVVRMLLEAKADVKIKTNAGSTAYDLASRNGHTQVCELLH
- the LOC135342663 gene encoding uncharacterized protein LOC135342663 isoform X1; translated protein: MLWHALVVQVEGLDLEENKAGSGAYGCVFRVTVNGKDCIAKKLHNILLQERSLGQRDCTKFRNECHILSVLHHPNIVGFVGVHYGRDKNDISLVMERLHSDLAKFVETHRDTNIATRIHILYDVFKGLHYLHSLTLPLIHRDLTAPNILLTEDLTAKIRDLGVSRYVDLERLTHVLTNIPGNPSYMPPECHVEPPTYTTKLDIFSFGHLIIHTVIGDFPKVKIVPHSIRNYFKSIGGKEELMRRSTAVHGDKMGDKHALYPLVVSCLHDRPQQRPSVDEVIVSLRKLCLQHPRMAFLDACKTGNVGVVLELLECGADPNQADKDCALCWASDNGHDEIVRVLLAAKATVNTQIKSGATPLWAASFEGHQKSMELLIDAGANVDVPNEDGSTALIVAAQNGHVRAVELLIAAKAKVNIQAKVRFTYCLLVISWMCTGWMQRLKLTFKRRMVGRHCTWPVRMVTVELLECCWRPRLTSKSKLMTDVLPMMWLVGMDTLKCVMNCYTSRLCTLLTVLLPWQLASDRYVDCFTLHHFVL
- the LOC135342663 gene encoding uncharacterized protein LOC135342663 isoform X3, with product MLWHALVVQVEGLDLEENKAGSGAYGCVFRVTVNGKDCIAKKLHNILLQERSLGQRDCTKFRNECHILSVLHHPNIVGFVGVHYGRDKNDISLVMERLHSDLAKFVETHRDTNIATRIHILYDVFKGLHYLHSLTLPLIHRDLTAPNILLTEDLTAKIRDLGVSRYVDLERLTHVLTNIPGNPSYMPPECHVEPPTYTTKLDIFSFGHLIIHTVIGDFPKVKIVPHSIRNYFKSIGGKEELMRRSTAVHGDKMGDKHALYPLVVSCLHDRPQQRPSVDEVIVSLRKLCLQHPRMAFLDACKTGNVGVVLELLECGADPNQADKDCALCWASDNGHDEIVRVLLAAKATVNTQIKSGATPLWAASFEGHQKSMELLIDAGANVDVPNEDGSTALIVAAQNGHVRAVELLIAAKAKVNIQAKNGWTALHMASKNGHCGVVRMLLEAKADVKIKTNDGRTAYDVASRNGHTQVCDELLH